DNA from Macadamia integrifolia cultivar HAES 741 chromosome 12, SCU_Mint_v3, whole genome shotgun sequence:
CTTGATCCTTTTACTATTAGGTTCAGGGGACCTGATGTGAAGGACTGTGGCATTGAATGTTGATTCTGATCTCCCTCATCTTTCCAAATTATTTCTACTGTATGCTTTGCTCTAACATGTGCACACTCCTCTCGGTTGAGAATGTACTTAAAAGAGGGTTTTGGGGGTTGAACTGGTTTCTGTTTATACTGCCAAGATCAACGAAGATCAAACCTCAGTAGAGATATAGTGTTTTGGCGTCCATTTCCTCCTCAAAGCAATTCTGAGCAATCATTATAAGTGAAGTTCTCGCTGCACTGATCATGGAAGTTTTGTGAGATGCGGCTGGCATCAGAGGTTTCAAGTGGTGATTCCATCTGGGCATTGATTTATGGCATGCGTAGCTTTAGAGCCCACTGATGCCGCTACATCAATGCAAGATATGTGTCCCATATTGTAGCAGCAGAAGCCATGGGTATGTATATTTGATAATTCTTATTAATTTTTCTGGTACTGGATAATTATCATTATTGGTTGTGCAATATATGATGACCTTTGTATCTCACGAGTATTTACATAGCTGAAGGCTGTAGGGGATTGGAAAATTTGACATACTTGATGGTCACAGAATACTTGGCATACCAGCCACCCCCCCCCcgccacccccaaaaaaaaagtctcatgATCTAGCCTTAaccaaaaagacaaaaaaatgtATTGTGGAGTAATCACAGGATAGATAGATTCTCCCATGAGGAGGTTAGTTTGTGCAAGCGAAACGGGGGGAAATTGAACCTCCTCGGAAGGCTGAAACATCAGAAATAGCTTTGAGAAAAATAAGTCTGTTTACGGAATGGTTAGTACTTAAGAATTATGCAACCAAactattaaattttaaaagaagaTGGTCCAACAGGGATTGCTACAATCACAGGCAGAAACTCACAAATTACTTCAGAATGTGTTCTATAGACATTGTATCTATTTTGAGATTAAACACAACCTACCTTGGTCCTTGGTGTCTTGTTTAataatgacgatgatgatgactaATTTCAAGACAGTATGTCAATTTGTGTTGTTTATTTGTAcgagttaacaaaaaaaaaaaaaagaataagaaagaaagaaacaagtgaGCTGGCAATAGCACATGCATGTTCGCTTATCTCTGTCAATTCTTAAAGACAATGTCAAGGAAAACTTTAATGAGAAGGTGATGTATTTAGATGTATTCACAAAATAAAACGCAAAGCAACCCCATGGGTTTGGATTGATCTTTCACCGGTAAGATGCTTCTCAAGAGTGGAATTAAGTCTCCGTTCCTGCTTTCCTTGTTTTTCTTACTAAGCAGAATCTGGCCACACATATCTTCTAACAAAAATACACATCAAAGACAATCCCTCCCACtcttctcaaatctcaatagtGGGGTTTATTTTGGCATGCTCATACTCAATCTGAATGCACTGGCCACCGCCACCGCCggcaagggggggggggagagaggatGAAGATGATTTATTAATCCCTTATTGCAAAAGTGGTACGTACGACTGTACAAGGTCTGGGCCCGtaagaagaagaatgacattCAATACCCATTCTTATTCTTCGTCGGTGAAGGGGCCTATGCCATAGATAATTTGGTTGTTGCTTTTATCTCATTGACCTCACACTTAATTCCAAACAAAACTAATTCAACACGCAAATaggggggggaaaaaaatcagCTACTAGCCCTAGAATTGGAAGTTTTTTGCTTTACAAAATTGAGTTTGCGCCTTGAGAGAGAAATTGTGGGTGTGTAGACTCCAGACGCTCTTGACTCTTCAGAGACTTTTGAGAGAGACTTCAAATAAGACATTGTCAGGTGTGGCCCTTGACAGATTGAGAGTCGCTATCCTTTGTGCTGATTAATTACACCTCACTTCACCTCTCGTAGCAGCGCAGTCCAGTACTCCAGTACGTGTGGGTGGATggatgcttctctctctctctctctctctctcacatcgCGGCCCCATCGAGAGGCCAAgggttttatttctttccaccTTTACTTGGACGTTGGGAGTTGGGACCTAAATAAGTATCAGGCGGCCGGTGCCACCACTCACAGTTGCTTTGCCTGCCACATTCTAGAGAGCCTAGCACTAGTAAGCAGACCCCCTCGCTTCCATAGTTCCATTCCATACTACTGTTACCAGTTACCACTTCAAGTAAGTAAAGCAGATGGCTTCAGACGCTTGAACTTGCCGGATATTAAACAAGGCAGACGGCTACAATATTGCTGCATGTCCCCAAGACCTTGTCGAGGATTGAGCCTCATACACTCACTggcccagtcacacacacactctctctctctctctctctatagagaCACCGATAGACAGCCATTAATCTATTAAAAAGGGTAAAAGGAAGGGGGGTTGCCCTGAAAAGTattcaaggatttttttttttttttttttttttttttatgtgaaaagCCTGCGCAAGAAAAAAGGGATTGCTAGGaacaatggggaaaaaaaacccCGGACAGACACCCACATAAGGAGATTTTGAAATTTGCATGGACTTTCTCGCATTTTGATGGTTGACTTGTGAGAGAGAAGTAATAgtatatgaaataaaatattatgaATTTAAGAAATTAAGAGGAAACTCCAGGTATCCGAGATAAAGATTCCTTTTTCTGGGGTTGGGGGAAGGAGAAATGCATATATGGTTTACaaatagagggagagagagaaccagTGAATCCAAAGAAATGAACCAACGAAGATTAAATGACAGCAGAACAAGCCTTATTCTCTGCAATTCCATTTCAAaccaaataaatacaaattaaGGGGTGGGCAGGAGCCTATCTCCCTCACATTTATCTATCTAAAGAGATCAAAGCtggataatatatatatatatatatatatattttttgtatcATAGGACCCATATACAAGAGAAAAATATGTGGCACACACCTGTAGTAATCAGAAGAGGAAGCCCTTAATTATTGAAGCctttctcccccacccctcctCCTCTGTCGTATGGATTTGAAATATAATTGGTTCTGTAATATTCTTCTCCAAGGCCCCAAAATAACTCATAAACTGAGACTAGCTTCACGAggttaaataaatacaaaatctATAGTTGTCCGAAGGCAGCCGCAAGTCTCTGGAAATCCTTAGCATACATATCCGAAGCAGCTTGTAACTGTTGTGTTTGTGGCTGTGGctgtggttgtggttgtggttgttgttgttgttgttgttgttgttgctggtGGCTgttctgatgatgatgatgatgatgccatGAAGTCGCAGTCGACGACGCGTCTTCATGAGTAGTGAGTAAGCGGTGGGGTTCTGATTTTATTTCACTGTATAATGGCTGAGGCGTTTGGTTTTGCAGTGTAGAGGACGTAATTAGGAACGGAGTGTGAAGAAATTCAGACCATTTGAGATCGTAAGGTTCGGTCGTTGCAATGTGATTATTGACTTGGCCTTCCTTATCTGCTGTGCTGCAATCCACCAATCCCCATGAGAAGACGCTGTTCTCAAAGAAGCTTCCACTGCTGCTACTCTGCTGCAATTCAATACTGCTAGTGCTGCTCCCACTGCTATTACTGCTGCTACTGTTGTTACCGGAGCTACCGGCTCCCCAGTACTGCATCGCGTTGGTACTGAAATTTCCTGCCGAAATGTTATCAGAGGGAAGAGTACTGACGACAGTGGGCCTAAGACCCATCGACATGGAAGTGGGTAAAACTACTGAGCTTGTAATTGACCCGGATGATGGAATAAGGCTTGAAATTGTACAGGAATTGAATTCGGGACTGATGTCGAAAGCCTTGCAGTTGTGGTTGAAGTTGAACCAAGGAGACTGGGGGTTTGAAGCTTGGTTTACGGAGAGCCCTGCTGCATTGGACGCATAATTGTTCAATTGCTGAAAGGGGAAATATCCAACAGAGTCTGAAGGCCTGCAACCGCTGCTGCTACTGGTGGTGGAGCTGTTGTGAGAGGCTACGAACCTCTCCAGGAAGAATTCCCTGGTGGCGGCGGTAGTGGCCGTGGGTATAAGCGAGTCACTGTTGATCTTCGAACTCAAACTACCTTCCAGTGGGTACCCATCTTCAGCCATTGAAGGCGGCTTCGGCTTCGGCTCCGGCTCCGTTGCTTCAGCTGCCAAACCGGGCTTCAAATTCTCTATGTTGAGGAGGTTCAGTTCCCCCCAGGATTTGTtactgttgttgctgttgctggTGGTGGTACTCGTAGGGgcagcggcggcggcggcggcggcggcagtGGTGGTGATGGGTACTTTTTCTTTTGCATTCTCAATCTCAGAGAGTGGTTTGTGGGTGTTGGGGTCAATGCCTCTCTGTCGGAGCTTCTTCTTAATGCAGGAGTTCCACAGATTTTTAATTTCGTTATCAGTTCTTCCCGGTAACTGTGCTGCAATCTGAGACCACCTGATGTAAAAGTTTGGCAAATTCAACAGAGATGTCTTGATGGTAGAGTTGAGAGATACCTCGAGAAAAGTCAAAAAAGCAGCGCAGCAAGATTATATGCCTGCCTATCTTGGTCCTCGGAAGggagtggggagagagagagagagagattacctgTTACCAAGAGCTGCATGGAGTTCAATTATGAGGTTCTCTTCCTGCTGTGAGAATGTGCCTCGCTTCAAATCAGGCCTTAGGTAGTTAATCCACCTCAACCGGCAGCTCTTCCCACACCTCTGCAAACCTGCAAAAATGTAAATTTTGAGAGGAGCTACTCCTTATTTAAGGAAGGAGGATTTTGATATACCACCAGCATcccagaagagaagagaagagaagagaatgcAGCAGCAAGAGAATCGTGATAAAATCCTCCTAATTAAGTTGCAATGCAATCTGCTGCATTACAGGAGCAGCTGCAGCAGCACCGTAAGGCAAGGTAAGGACTAAGGAGCAAACCTGCTTGTTTAGGAACAGAGCTCCAACAACCATGTCCATACTTAGTAATATGCCTCAAAAGcttctcatcttcctctggAGACCAGAGACCCTTCCTCAACTTTTGTTTGTAACAGCAAGGGTGCCTGCCCATCTCAATTCTGAATTCTGAATTCTGAATTCTGAGTTCTGGAGAGAGGAGAAACCCACTGCCCACCTGCAACGGTAGAAATGCTGGCGGCGAAAGTTTCCAAATTTATTGACAGGTTTTGTACTTTCGCGGGGGGGGGTGTTTAAGGGGTTAACGCAGAGCAGGCCAGGGAATTTGTCAGCACCCAatagaaacaacaacaacaacaaaggtTTCCAAGTTCTTGAAAGAGAATTGGAAGTTTGGAGGTGAGGTGACGAGCCAAAAGCTTGAGGAGAAAGATGATACTTCTTGCACTCAGTAACAGAGGCTGAGAAAATGAAATGGCAGTTCAGAAAGGGAATCGAATTAatagaagggagaaagaaaccaCTGCtacccctcccctttttttaatctctctctctctctctctctctctcttataagtTTTTCGTCAGTAAATAATCTACATTGCAGATGTCTTATCAATTCCTGAGAATTAATGTCTGTTTCAGAAATGGTGGGGCACTTCTAACTGATATTTTAAGGGCATATCCAGCGCCTCagaggacttttttttttttttttctcttctctctggtttggggtggggaggggaggggtggggtgggggattAAGAACCAGAAGgatttaaataagaaaaaaaaaaaaaaaaaactttaaagaaaaaACCGATGGTTCAAATGAAAGTCAGGAAAGAACTAAAAATGATAGTGTAGTGTTGTAGTAAACAAAGGCAATAGAGATAAGCAAAGTCTAGAAAGAGAGAGCAGATGAAAGAAATTTTACCGAAAGGGGTGTGAGAGGACTTTGTATTGGGGTTGAAGCAAAGTAGGAATGGCCCCTTTTCCTTTCCTGGGAAAAGTTTACTACCAAATACGAAAACGGACACGGGGGAATGAGAAAAGGGGAAATGAATGGGGTTTGGCCTTTGGGGATAAGAAAGACCCCTATTGGCTATTGCTATAACTTATGGTTTACCGTTATTAGTATACTGTACTCACGGaaggctttttttcttttgattgaaatGTACTCACGGAAGAAGGCAACCGAAGCTTTCTGTATCCCATTCTCTCCCTTGTTTTATAGGCAGAAAtaatcaatttctatttctatttctatttttatttttctcacacTCACAGTGTCATAGTCATAGCTGAAGCTGATAGCTGATGCTTTTTGGCGTCAGAACCCCTCCAACCAAAGAAAacaggatctctctctctccctctttttctttctttagctttttgGGATAAATTTTACAAAAACATGATCACTTTGAAAAGTTTCATCATTGCGTGGAAAGAACAAAATGGTTTGGACACCTCTCAGAATTCAGGtatctttcctcttttccccTCCTTAGCTGAAAGGAACATTTCATTTTCTCAATAAAAAGAACATTAATTTCATGCTGCAACTTCCCCATTTTTACAGTGTTTTCCATTTTAGATGAAAATCCCAATTGCCCTTGTTGTTTCCACCCTCATCCCTctctttttgttgtttcttcaAAGTACAAGATAAGTAGAGACATCTAATGGTGCACGGTTAACTTCTCAAATTATAATACTAACAAATTCATTTAATCACATAATTACATATGATGAAGAAGCAACGTAAGTAATTACACAGTCTACTAATCCCAGGGCTTAAGAACTTGGAATCAAGATTCAGATTAACCTTGAAATCAATATATTCCAAGCATTTAAGGTTTATCATTATGAAATTGATCACCCGAACCAGATGAGAGACTTATTACTAGCATGCTAAAAAATGAGACTCTTAATTCCATCGCAatctttcttcctttgcttAGAATTTGTCACTAAGATTGTTCTTTCCTTGGCTATGGATTACTTTTCAATCACACCAAATTTTTTTATCTGATATGATTATAAAATTCCATCCAAGTCTtcatatatcaaaataaaatcacTTTACAACTTTGATTTTAAGGATTACCGTCTCATTATTTGATCTCATTAATGTGTACAGCATGATTAATTTGTTAAATTTGAGGTAGTACTGGTGCTCAGAGCCCACACTCACCAGAGACCACACTGTTACATTTCCCGTCCCCACTTCAATAGTATacccatttaaaaataaaattattaaatttgATCAAGAGTGTATAAAAAGAGGAGAAACTTcctaagaaaaataataataataaataattaaaaaaatagattctGAAATCTTCACACATATCTTTGGGATTAATTTTGTTTCCTCAATGATTGGAAGCATAGTtagaaccgaatttttccgtattttatcaaaaattcagaccgaatccgaattaaaaataaaattctttaaaattcgtgacttttttcaaaatgaatataaatcgcgaataattcggaccgaatccgaattaaaccgaattattcggtccatttaaacattatttacaaaaaaaaaccaaaaataaaaaataaaaaataaaaaaacaattttttttaaaaaaaaaaaccccaataagattttttgaccgcttttttgaccgaatccttaaattaatcgtccgaattattccgaataattctctgtccgaataattcccgaatccgaatttactaactatgattGGAAGTGTACAGTGCTATGATAAGTTCAAATGATTCTTTAtgtgaaattttttattgataagTCTTACAGTATCAAAtaatttgtacttttttttatgaagaatatttatccaaaaaaaattttaaaaatgcaaagtacaaaataaattaatgattaatataaaaaaaaatattggattcCAAACAGGTTTATAGTTTCTCTAAACCCCTTccctccaaagaaaaaaaacatggcAAATTGGCTATGAATTACGGGTTAATCCTAGTTGCTGGATTTACGTTCAATATATGGGATTTCAAGTCCTAGTCACAGCTAGCTGGTGTTTCCAGCTTATTTGAGGTGAGCAGACCTTTCATGTCAGAACCCACCCAAACAGTAAACATCAAGGAGGTGAAGGAGGGAAATACTTATCttcatttcaaaatttagaATACGCGAAAGAGTGAATCTAACAATCTcaattttcacttttcaaatctcaacctgtgaaaaacatttaaaaaataacagtAATAGATAAGTCAGTTAATAAAATAGTAAGGTATTGGGATTAATTTATTGTGAAACATTATCTGTTGTGTCTGTAGCCACCTTGAACTGTGAGAACCTCTCGAATCTGCAATAGAATCCTGATTTATTAATTAAGTAGAttatagtaataaaaaaatcaaaaagagatcATTGCCAGGCTGCGTGGCCTTGCACACATGGCCATCGAGAGGCATCTAAGGAGGTGAGATTTTTTATTGCCCTCCAATGCCCTTGCCCTGGTGCAGAGGCCACACGATTAAAGTGTCATTATTCATGGCGGACTCAACATACCACAATATTGTTCGCTTTGATCACTGTATGATTTTAAAACGCATCTCAACATGTGAAATGGCCACTATTTATATGAATAATCCATGTATAAGGAGCAAGTGATAAATTCCATGGCACAACATCATATAGCAATCTCTAAgcctaataataattaaaatttgtCATGCTAAAGTAACTaaagttttgttttttcctatttttaaattgttggTGTCACAATAGGCCTCCTACTTTTCCTTCCGTCCTTGGCACAGTAGCATGTTAGCATCCCACTGAACTTgctattaattattattaatccACATGTTAGCTTTAAAATTATCAAGAGTAGAGGATTGACACACCAGTGGCATAGGGTGGAATCCCCATACCCAGGGAATGGAGGCACAAGAAGGGATATCCCATGCAAGATTGATAAACAATCAGGAGAGGATGAAGAGAAAGAATGTGAGAGAGGTGACCACATCAGCAATGTGATCAGCATTTTCCTAATtattaaaactaaaaaataaaagtactcGAACCCCATTACCACCATTGGTCCAGTTACCATTTAATACAGAATTAGTGGGCGCACATTTTTGTGTATTAGGCAACTACTATTCTAAGATAATGGGAAGAATGGGTGGACTACCTTCATGTGTTCTTGATTTAATAGGCCTGTCTTTTCCGTTAACTCCGTTTGATTGATTGCAAATAAAAGAATGGTTtataaaaggaaaagtaaaaaattcaaGTTTTCATGTTAGTTTGTATTAACATCATATATTTCCCTTCCAACGATCGCAGTAATTACCCGTAAACAAAAAGTGAGATGGAGCAAAATCCGAGCACTTGGGACATAGGACGGCAACGGACGTTTTGCCCTTTTGGGGATAATTTGCGAGCAACCCACTAATTGAGAATCAACATGAACTAATCAGgtccattgttagttaaaacgggaatggcACAAAAATAAAAACGTACGgcacgggttttaaacagataaaaacaatgaacggtacggtaaaaaaaagagtcaaaaaaacagggaacggcaaacggacgaaaacaAACGGTATGAGTATTAAatgtgtagttttcaaaaaaacgaaaccaaaaaaacggtagtatactcatgcaatttgagagattattacctgtatacatgcatctaatattccaaaagctctaggaatcccaagataaaatagctcAATAAATGAGATGTTGTTAACTTTAACTTCTCTTTACTcattgggctataagaagatgagatttttttcctataaatagtatggaagttaaaaataaaaaaccaagtaccatattgtcttcactcttcacttttactaataggttttttttttttaattatttttttttataaaattcctattttacccttaaaaaacggatacgcgtttaaaacggattcttttgccgtttccatttttttccgtattgtataatagcatacgggaaaacgcgttttaaacggcaaaaaaacgggaacgcgtttaaaacacgttttaactaacagtgatcaGGTCTTGGCAGGGTAGAACAAGATCAGCACCATCTCCCTAGCTAGGCCTTTGCTGAAATAATATCATGAACCCATAGTGGTAGCCCAattacattatttatttatcttggaATTTATGGATTGCAAAATgatctaatttatttttttgatttagtTTCCTTTCACCCCCGTAACCACGAATCATTCAAGTACATGCTGACAGAGGCATCATTCATTATGAGGATAAGTATAATTTCAACTTCATCTAATAGGAAGCGAATAGTAATGATCCTAGATGGGGTTGGGTCGTTGTGctttttccttcacccatggtggaggaaaactttctctttTACCTAATGAATTTCTCTTACCATATAAGTCTTCATCTAACAAGGAAAGATCCTTTAGGAGTTGATTCAGTGTAGCCGTCTTTTCATTCTTATCTGTAATCTTTCTATTGTTTATAATCTCTATAAATAGTCATACtcaataacaaataaaataagcCATTCACAGCATATATCTCTGGTTTTATTtgtttaacatggtatcagctTGATCAATTATGGtgtcttcttattttattctctAATGGCTACTCCTGAAGTGTTTCCTACTACTACTCCCTCAGAACCATtatatgataccctactttctaaacccagtctaattacccgtattgacttggtttgatcatataaggGTTGAACCGGAGAGAACCAacacaggtaccatatggaatatgatagcaagggtgaccttgaactcgggttgacCTAACATGATCGAGCGGGTACCAAGTATAATATGTGTATctaagccttgcacttgcacgcaccactaggccatgtacaaaaagtaaaggtacgtactagtatttgtgggtgccaatataatctaatattatgtgggagtttattctCATTGAAGCC
Protein-coding regions in this window:
- the LOC122057058 gene encoding transcription factor MYB61-like, whose protein sequence is MGRHPCCYKQKLRKGLWSPEEDEKLLRHITKYGHGCWSSVPKQAGLQRCGKSCRLRWINYLRPDLKRGTFSQQEENLIIELHAALGNRWSQIAAQLPGRTDNEIKNLWNSCIKKKLRQRGIDPNTHKPLSEIENAKEKVPITTTAAAAAAAAAPTSTTTSNSNNSNKSWGELNLLNIENLKPGLAAEATEPEPKPKPPSMAEDGYPLEGSLSSKINSDSLIPTATTAATREFFLERFVASHNSSTTSSSSGCRPSDSVGYFPFQQLNNYASNAAGLSVNQASNPQSPWFNFNHNCKAFDISPEFNSCTISSLIPSSGSITSSVVLPTSMSMGLRPTVVSTLPSDNISAGNFSTNAMQYWGAGSSGNNSSSSNSSGSSTSSIELQQSSSSGSFFENSVFSWGLVDCSTADKEGQVNNHIATTEPYDLKWSEFLHTPFLITSSTLQNQTPQPLYSEIKSEPHRLLTTHEDASSTATSWHHHHHHQNSHQQQQQQQQQQPQPQPQPQPQTQQLQAASDMYAKDFQRLAAAFGQL